A stretch of DNA from Cellulomonas xiejunii:
CCCGGTGGCTCCGGCGGCGGGTCCGCCGCAGCAGTCGCCGCCTACGAGGCGCCGCTCGCGATCGGCACCGACACCGGCGGCTCGATCCGTCAGCCGGCGGCCGTCACCGGCACCGTGGGCGTCAAGCCGACCTACGGCTCGGTGTCCCGCTACGGGCTCATCGCCCTCGCGTCGAGCCTCGACCAGGCGGGCCCCTGCACGCGCACGGTCCTCGACTCGGCGCTCCTGCACGAGCTGATCGGCGGGCACGACCCGCTCGACTCGACGTCGCTGACGGACCCCGCGACGGGCTACGTCGCGGCGGCGCGTGCCGGCGCGGGCGGCGACCTGCGCGGCGTCAAGGTGGGCGTCATCCGTGAGCTGCAGGGCGAGGGCTACCAGGCGGGCGTACTGGCACGCTTCGAGGAGTCCCTCGAGGCGCTGCGCGGTGCGGGTGCCGAGGTCGTCGAGGTGTCCTGCCCCTCGTTCGCGTACGCGCTGGCCGCGTACTACCTGATCCTGCCGGCGGAGGCGTCGAGCAACCTCGCGAAGTTCGACGGGATGCGCTTCGGCCTGCGCGTCGAGCCGAGCGAGGGGCCGGTCACCGCCGAGCGTGTCATGGCCGCCACGCGCGGCCAGGGCTTCGGCGACGAGGTCAAGCGCCGCATCATCCTCGGCACGTACGCGCTGAGCGCGGGTTACTACGACGCCTACTACGGGTCGGCGCAGAAGGTCCGCACGCTCATCCAGCGGGACTTCGCCGCCGCGTTCGAGCAGGCCGACGTGCTCGTCTCCCC
This window harbors:
- the gatA gene encoding Asp-tRNA(Asn)/Glu-tRNA(Gln) amidotransferase subunit GatA, with protein sequence MTDLTRLTAAELADRLAAREVTSVEATQAHLDRIAAVEPAVHAYLHVATDEALATAADVDARRAAGEDLHALAGVPIAVKDVVVTRGLPTTAGSRILEGWVPPYDATLVARIKAAGLPILGKTNMDEFAMGSSTEHSGYGNTHNPWDLDRIPGGSGGGSAAAVAAYEAPLAIGTDTGGSIRQPAAVTGTVGVKPTYGSVSRYGLIALASSLDQAGPCTRTVLDSALLHELIGGHDPLDSTSLTDPATGYVAAARAGAGGDLRGVKVGVIRELQGEGYQAGVLARFEESLEALRGAGAEVVEVSCPSFAYALAAYYLILPAEASSNLAKFDGMRFGLRVEPSEGPVTAERVMAATRGQGFGDEVKRRIILGTYALSAGYYDAYYGSAQKVRTLIQRDFAAAFEQADVLVSPTAPTTAFKLGEKLDDPLAMYLNDVATIPANLAGVPGMSLPNGLSDDGLPVGFQILAPAREDARLYRVGAALEALLETSWEGPLLGRAPELAGGAA